The Streptomyces sp. NBC_01775 genome includes a region encoding these proteins:
- a CDS encoding tetratricopeptide repeat protein, translating to MELMGDKSRLKGPVRPGPSLSVEEYAEEADTPRTAADTETGVHAATDEKSTAASVLGAQLLRRGDLDGAEPHLRAATAAGDRAAANNLGVLLHQRGYAEEAAGWWRTAAVAGSAAAAHALGRHHRERGDEPAAHYWLRQSAESGHPLGAYALADLLEHRGEAGAEEWFRAAAECGHREAAYRVAQLVTTSAERAAAKGDSGAVERRAAEEEAERWYRQAAARGHRRAALRLGAILERRGELKEAGRWYLTSAKDGEARAACALGFLLRDAGDEESAAVWWRRAAEDGDGNAANALGALHADRGERQAAERWYRVALDAGSDNGAFNLGLLCAAQGRTAQAEQWYRRAAYAGHTEAANALAVLLLQRGDAEGAEPWFSKAAEAGSVDAAFNLGILHAGRGKERTARAWYERAAASGHTEAALQVGIALLREGELHTAERHLRCAAGGGSVEGAFRLGALLERVTRGGARRGELGSAHRLGAADSANRPEYEEWYERAAERGHRRAQVRLGMCAAARGEVVDAARWYRAAAEAGSPNGAFNLGLLLAREGSEPEAVQWWTRAAEAGHGRAALRLALISARGGELSEGQFWCARAVELGPVEVAERAAKLRDALRAELTA from the coding sequence ATGGAGCTTATGGGGGACAAGTCAAGGCTGAAGGGCCCGGTGCGTCCCGGTCCGAGCCTGAGTGTGGAGGAATACGCCGAGGAAGCTGATACGCCGCGAACCGCGGCAGACACCGAGACCGGTGTGCACGCCGCGACCGACGAGAAGTCGACCGCAGCCAGCGTCCTGGGCGCTCAACTGCTGCGCCGGGGGGACCTGGACGGCGCCGAGCCGCATCTGCGCGCCGCCACGGCGGCGGGAGACCGCGCCGCCGCCAACAACCTCGGCGTCCTGCTGCACCAGAGGGGGTACGCGGAAGAGGCCGCCGGATGGTGGCGGACTGCCGCCGTCGCCGGCTCCGCAGCCGCCGCGCACGCGCTCGGCAGGCACCACAGGGAGCGGGGCGACGAGCCGGCCGCGCACTACTGGCTTCGGCAGTCCGCCGAGTCCGGGCACCCGCTGGGCGCCTACGCGCTCGCCGACCTGCTCGAACACCGGGGGGAGGCGGGAGCGGAGGAATGGTTCCGCGCCGCCGCCGAGTGCGGGCACAGGGAGGCCGCCTACCGCGTCGCGCAACTGGTGACCACCAGCGCCGAGCGGGCCGCCGCCAAGGGGGACAGCGGCGCCGTGGAGCGACGCGCGGCCGAGGAGGAGGCCGAGCGCTGGTACCGGCAGGCCGCCGCGCGTGGCCACCGCCGGGCCGCACTGCGGCTCGGAGCCATCCTGGAGCGCCGGGGCGAGCTGAAGGAGGCCGGCCGCTGGTACCTGACCTCCGCGAAGGACGGGGAGGCGCGGGCCGCCTGCGCGCTCGGGTTCCTGCTGCGCGACGCGGGCGACGAGGAGAGCGCCGCCGTGTGGTGGCGCCGCGCGGCCGAGGACGGCGACGGGAACGCCGCCAACGCGCTGGGCGCACTGCACGCCGACCGCGGTGAGCGGCAGGCGGCCGAGCGCTGGTACCGAGTGGCGCTCGACGCGGGCAGCGACAACGGCGCCTTCAACCTCGGTCTGCTGTGCGCGGCCCAAGGCCGTACCGCACAGGCCGAGCAGTGGTACCGCCGTGCCGCCTACGCGGGGCACACGGAGGCCGCCAACGCGCTCGCCGTCCTCCTGCTCCAGCGGGGAGACGCGGAGGGCGCCGAGCCGTGGTTCTCCAAGGCTGCGGAGGCGGGCAGCGTCGACGCGGCGTTCAACCTCGGCATCCTGCACGCGGGCCGCGGCAAGGAGCGTACGGCGCGCGCCTGGTACGAGCGCGCCGCGGCCTCCGGGCACACCGAGGCCGCGCTCCAGGTGGGTATAGCGCTGCTGCGCGAGGGTGAGCTGCACACCGCCGAGCGACACCTGCGGTGCGCGGCGGGCGGCGGCAGCGTCGAGGGCGCCTTCCGCCTCGGCGCGCTGCTGGAGCGCGTCACCCGGGGCGGCGCCCGCAGGGGCGAGCTGGGTTCGGCCCACCGGCTGGGCGCGGCCGACAGCGCGAACAGGCCCGAGTACGAGGAGTGGTATGAACGCGCTGCCGAGCGCGGCCACCGCAGGGCCCAGGTGCGCCTGGGCATGTGCGCGGCGGCACGCGGGGAGGTCGTCGACGCGGCGCGCTGGTACCGCGCGGCGGCGGAGGCGGGCAGCCCGAACGGCGCGTTCAACCTCGGCCTGCTGCTGGCCCGCGAGGGCAGCGAGCCGGAGGCCGTGCAGTGGTGGACCCGGGCGGCGGAGGCCGGGCACGGCAGGGCCGCGCTGCGGCTGGCGCTGATCAGCGCGCGGGGCGGCGAGCTGTCCGAAGGGCAGTTCTGGTGCGCCCGCGCGGTGGAGCTGGGGCCCGTGGAGGTGGCCGAACGCGCCGCCAAGCTCCGCGACGCCCTCCGGGCCGAGCTGACCGCCTAG
- a CDS encoding ABC transporter substrate-binding protein: protein MRTPAFARTARPAPLPTLVLTVTLSLALALTGCSAQQSKAVNTAGRTIKPVPGCGEKSWTDPAQLGGDRSPARCDKGAPAPERLKKPRKLTIATGTLTAEYVAPLQIAIRKGEFKKEGLDVELKVLPTPEALPLLAKGEIDALWAAPEAAVINGINGGFDIRWVAGNFSPDPSSKSGLWTRVRKGEKPTSVRLADRKIGTLIGKGSVISYPMDKIIAAHGAEMKSMSFQQLGSSDVLSAFTSGGVDAAWLLDPVWRRVDGDKRYAFLGGQPVGEPLGGALFGPNLLSDDVDAGVALLRGYIRTINTYFPGDYKKSAPFVSQLAKVLKLDAKVIKSVPSLRMDWEIRKGTTDRLQKSYRDAGVTEGKALPEERLVDRKLYAEAVGHKS from the coding sequence TTGCGCACCCCTGCCTTCGCCCGGACCGCCCGCCCGGCCCCGCTGCCCACCCTGGTCCTGACCGTGACGCTCTCCCTCGCCCTGGCGCTGACCGGATGCTCGGCCCAGCAGAGCAAGGCGGTCAACACCGCCGGCCGCACCATAAAGCCTGTGCCTGGCTGCGGCGAGAAGTCATGGACCGACCCGGCCCAGCTCGGCGGCGACCGCTCCCCCGCCCGCTGCGACAAGGGCGCACCCGCACCCGAGCGCCTGAAGAAACCCCGCAAGCTCACCATCGCCACCGGCACTCTGACGGCCGAGTACGTCGCTCCCCTCCAGATCGCCATCCGGAAGGGGGAGTTCAAGAAGGAGGGCCTGGACGTCGAGCTGAAGGTCCTGCCCACCCCCGAGGCGCTCCCGCTGCTCGCGAAGGGCGAGATCGACGCGCTGTGGGCCGCCCCCGAGGCGGCCGTCATCAACGGCATCAACGGAGGCTTCGACATCCGCTGGGTCGCGGGCAACTTCTCCCCCGACCCGTCTTCCAAGAGCGGCCTGTGGACCAGGGTGCGCAAGGGAGAGAAACCTACGTCGGTGCGACTGGCCGACCGAAAGATCGGCACGCTGATCGGCAAGGGGTCGGTGATCTCGTACCCCATGGACAAGATCATCGCGGCGCACGGCGCCGAAATGAAGTCGATGTCCTTCCAGCAGCTCGGCTCCTCGGACGTCCTCAGCGCCTTCACCAGCGGCGGCGTGGACGCCGCCTGGCTGCTCGACCCGGTGTGGCGCAGGGTCGACGGCGACAAGCGCTACGCGTTCCTGGGCGGACAGCCCGTCGGGGAGCCGCTGGGCGGGGCGCTGTTCGGTCCCAACCTGCTGAGCGACGACGTGGACGCGGGTGTGGCCCTGCTGCGCGGCTACATCCGCACCATCAACACCTACTTCCCCGGCGACTACAAGAAGAGCGCGCCCTTCGTGTCCCAGCTGGCCAAGGTGCTCAAACTGGACGCCAAAGTGATCAAATCCGTTCCCTCGCTCCGGATGGACTGGGAAATACGCAAGGGAACAACCGACCGGCTACAGAAGTCGTACCGCGACGCCGGAGTCACCGAGGGCAAAGCACTACCGGAGGAACGACTGGTCGACCGCAAGCTGTACGCGGAAGCGGTGGGCCACAAATCCTGA